A single region of the Salarchaeum japonicum genome encodes:
- a CDS encoding ABC transporter ATP-binding protein, whose amino-acid sequence MSDADDTEIPETEGELDAEPESRDSPAEEAAKTTPKSLPLRVNNLRKEFGGITAVDGATFSVEEGSLTGLIGPNGAGKSTTFNCITGVHEPTSGSVHFRDEEITGESPHRIAQRGLVRTFQIARELEEMTVLENMMLAPGGQSGESATRSVLPGLRSGVVAEEESVRERAWETLEFFEIDHLAQELAGNLSGGQRKLLELARALMTDPDVMLLDEPFAGVNPTLEEKLLDRIHELRESEGLTFLLVEHDMDLIMENCEHVIVMHQGRVLDEGPPEQITQNEEVIEAYLGGTV is encoded by the coding sequence ATGAGTGACGCAGACGACACCGAGATACCCGAGACCGAGGGCGAACTGGACGCGGAACCCGAATCGCGGGACTCGCCCGCCGAGGAGGCCGCGAAGACGACGCCGAAGAGCCTCCCGCTCCGCGTGAACAACCTCCGCAAGGAGTTCGGCGGCATCACCGCCGTGGACGGCGCGACGTTCTCCGTCGAGGAAGGCTCGCTCACGGGCCTCATCGGGCCGAACGGCGCGGGGAAGTCAACGACGTTCAACTGCATCACGGGCGTCCACGAGCCGACGAGCGGGAGCGTCCACTTCCGCGACGAGGAGATAACGGGCGAATCCCCGCATCGAATCGCGCAGCGCGGCCTGGTTCGGACGTTCCAGATAGCGCGCGAGCTCGAAGAGATGACCGTCCTCGAAAACATGATGCTCGCGCCGGGCGGGCAGTCCGGCGAATCCGCGACGCGCTCCGTGCTACCCGGCCTCCGGTCGGGCGTCGTCGCCGAGGAGGAGTCCGTCCGCGAGCGCGCGTGGGAGACCCTGGAGTTCTTCGAAATCGACCACCTCGCGCAGGAACTCGCGGGCAACCTCTCCGGCGGCCAGCGCAAACTCCTCGAACTCGCCCGCGCGCTGATGACCGACCCGGACGTGATGCTGCTGGACGAACCGTTCGCGGGCGTCAACCCGACGCTCGAAGAGAAACTCTTAGACCGCATCCACGAACTCCGGGAGTCGGAGGGCCTGACCTTCCTCCTGGTCGAACACGACATGGACCTCATCATGGAGAACTGCGAGCACGTCATCGTCATGCACCAGGGGCGCGTCCTCGACGAGGGGCCGCCGGAACAGATCACGCAGAACGAGGAGGTTATCGAGGCCTACCTCGGGGGGACGGTATGA
- a CDS encoding ABC transporter substrate-binding protein: MPSNVNRRDVIRGVGAAGIVGLAGCSSNGGGDDGTTTSSGGTTTSSSARTLKQGVLLPTTGGLADLGVPINNGAILPRILLEGETDFTLDFSEQDTQTDANAAQSAAQTLRNSGYPAVTGAASSEVTIAVANNVFIPSGMVGCSPASTSPAITDLEDSGLIYRTPPTDALQGEVLAQVAMERLDASTAATMYVNNSYGQLLSQSFATAFQNAGGEMLQQVSFQKAQSSYTSRLSQALSDDPGVVIVIGYPESGKQLFRDFYTDFDSDVPILVTDGLRSASLPSDVGNDMSNVTGTAPLAAGPGTEYFTEQFQSEFGNEPGVFTSQAFDATAVCLLANAAAGENSGAAIAQEMQAVANPGGEEVLPSTLAEGLDMAASGTEIQYKGASSAVDFDENGDLKAATYEYFGFESGGGIRTIDEIQFTA, from the coding sequence ATGCCATCCAATGTCAATAGACGTGACGTGATTCGTGGCGTCGGTGCCGCAGGCATCGTCGGACTCGCCGGCTGTTCGAGCAACGGCGGCGGCGACGACGGAACCACGACCAGTAGCGGCGGAACCACGACGTCGTCCAGCGCGCGCACCCTCAAGCAGGGCGTCCTTCTCCCGACGACGGGCGGACTCGCGGACCTCGGCGTCCCCATCAACAACGGCGCGATTCTCCCGCGCATCCTCCTCGAAGGCGAGACGGACTTCACGCTCGACTTCTCCGAGCAGGACACGCAGACGGACGCGAACGCCGCGCAGTCCGCGGCGCAGACGCTCCGTAACTCCGGCTACCCGGCGGTCACGGGTGCGGCGTCCTCCGAGGTGACCATCGCGGTGGCGAACAACGTCTTCATCCCCTCGGGGATGGTCGGCTGTTCGCCGGCGAGCACGTCGCCCGCCATCACCGACCTCGAAGACAGCGGCCTCATCTACCGCACCCCGCCGACGGACGCGCTCCAGGGCGAAGTCCTCGCGCAGGTCGCGATGGAACGCCTCGACGCCTCCACGGCGGCGACGATGTACGTGAACAACTCCTACGGTCAACTGCTCTCCCAGAGCTTCGCCACCGCGTTCCAGAACGCCGGCGGCGAGATGCTCCAGCAGGTGTCCTTCCAGAAGGCCCAGAGCTCGTACACGTCCCGTCTCAGTCAGGCGCTCTCGGACGACCCCGGCGTCGTCATCGTCATCGGCTACCCCGAGAGCGGGAAACAGCTGTTCCGGGACTTCTACACGGACTTCGACTCGGACGTCCCGATTCTCGTCACGGACGGCCTGCGCTCCGCGAGCCTCCCGTCCGACGTGGGCAACGACATGTCGAACGTCACCGGCACCGCGCCGCTCGCGGCCGGCCCGGGAACGGAGTACTTCACGGAGCAGTTCCAGTCCGAGTTCGGAAACGAACCCGGCGTGTTCACGTCCCAGGCGTTCGACGCGACGGCGGTGTGCCTGCTCGCGAACGCCGCCGCGGGCGAGAACAGCGGCGCGGCAATCGCCCAGGAGATGCAGGCCGTCGCCAACCCCGGCGGCGAGGAAGTCCTCCCGAGCACGCTCGCGGAGGGCCTCGACATGGCGGCTTCGGGCACCGAAATCCAGTACAAGGGCGCGTCCAGCGCGGTCGACTTCGACGAGAACGGCGACCTGAAGGCCGCGACCTACGAGTACTTCGGGTTCGAATCCGGCGGCGGCATCCGCACCATCGACGAGATTCAGTTCACGGCCTGA
- a CDS encoding branched-chain amino acid ABC transporter permease translates to MGIETNGQSALERGVAFAKSGPGGALVAGFGAFLLVDLILKLAGVGVSVNLATLPVVSDVPVVGDLSGGIGGAIPFGQFSSYVWNGLVIGLVIGLASIGLSLTYSILNFANFAHGDYLTTGAFSGWAVTYVIAGFGGLDLVNLVLLRTPPGDAGANLWLSPLAVFLGLAVSILATLLFALAIDRVVYRPIRDADGISLLIASVGVAFALRYLISLVFGNSRRIVTSTERLPSFDLVQVVVGFAETVADVAPAFLVDLFPSVLVPSNAGALIVNAHEVTLIVIAVLLMLGLHVLLQRTKLGKAMRAMADNRDLARVTGIPTERVITTTWVIGAGLTGAAGFLLVLSQGGLGFTTGWRLLLLIFAAVIMGGIGSIYGAIAGGLVIGLASRVSLVWLQGDWSAFARPTAFLLMILILLFRPSGIFSGVKTT, encoded by the coding sequence ATGGGTATAGAAACCAATGGACAGTCCGCCCTCGAACGGGGGGTCGCGTTCGCCAAGAGCGGCCCGGGCGGCGCGCTCGTCGCCGGGTTCGGCGCGTTTCTCCTCGTCGACCTCATCCTGAAACTCGCCGGCGTCGGCGTGAGCGTCAACCTCGCGACGCTCCCGGTGGTGAGCGACGTACCGGTCGTCGGCGACCTCTCCGGGGGTATCGGCGGCGCGATTCCGTTCGGCCAGTTCAGCAGTTACGTCTGGAACGGTCTCGTCATCGGCCTCGTCATCGGCCTCGCGAGTATCGGCCTCTCGCTCACGTACAGCATCCTCAACTTCGCGAACTTCGCGCACGGCGACTACCTCACCACGGGCGCGTTCTCCGGGTGGGCCGTCACGTACGTCATCGCCGGGTTCGGCGGCCTCGACCTCGTCAACCTCGTCCTCCTGCGCACGCCCCCGGGAGACGCCGGCGCGAACCTCTGGCTCTCCCCGCTCGCCGTCTTCCTCGGACTCGCCGTGTCCATCCTCGCGACGCTCCTGTTCGCGCTCGCCATCGACCGCGTCGTCTACCGCCCCATCCGGGACGCAGACGGCATCTCGCTCCTCATCGCGTCCGTCGGGGTCGCGTTCGCGCTCCGCTACCTCATCAGCCTCGTGTTCGGGAACAGCCGCCGCATCGTCACCTCGACGGAGCGCCTGCCGAGTTTCGACCTCGTTCAGGTCGTCGTCGGGTTCGCCGAAACCGTCGCCGATGTCGCCCCGGCGTTCCTCGTCGACCTGTTCCCGTCCGTGCTCGTCCCGAGTAACGCGGGCGCACTCATCGTGAACGCGCACGAAGTGACGCTCATCGTCATCGCCGTCCTCCTCATGCTCGGCCTGCACGTCCTCCTGCAGCGCACGAAACTCGGGAAGGCGATGCGCGCGATGGCGGACAACCGCGACCTCGCGCGCGTCACCGGCATCCCGACCGAGCGCGTCATCACCACGACCTGGGTTATCGGCGCAGGCCTCACGGGCGCGGCGGGCTTCCTGCTCGTGCTCAGCCAGGGCGGTCTCGGGTTCACGACCGGCTGGCGGCTCCTCCTCCTCATCTTCGCCGCCGTCATCATGGGCGGCATCGGCTCCATCTACGGCGCAATCGCCGGCGGCCTCGTCATCGGGCTCGCGAGCCGCGTGTCGCTCGTCTGGCTCCAGGGCGACTGGTCGGCGTTCGCGCGCCCGACCGCGTTCCTGCTGATGATTCTCATCCTCCTGTTCCGCCCGTCCGGCATCTTCAGCGGGGTGAAGACGACATGA
- a CDS encoding ABC transporter ATP-binding protein, whose protein sequence is MTGASADARLPDDEAGLLSVRSLDAGYGDLQVLSGVDLDVRDGEYVTIVGPNGAGKSTVMKSVFGLTDYMDGTITFGDTAIHGWNPEDIIHEGLGYVPQNENVFAGLSVRENLEMGAYILDDVPEERLRDVFDRFPILEERQEQTAGSLSGGQQQMLAMGRALMLDPDLLMLDEPSAGLAPDLVADMFDRIDRINDDGTSILMVEQNAKEALRRCDRGYVLVQGENRYMDDGDTLLDDEEVRQDFLGG, encoded by the coding sequence ATGACCGGCGCGTCCGCGGACGCCCGGCTCCCCGACGACGAGGCCGGCCTGCTCTCCGTGCGGTCGCTCGACGCGGGCTACGGCGACCTCCAGGTGCTCTCCGGCGTGGACTTGGACGTCAGGGACGGCGAGTACGTCACCATCGTCGGGCCGAACGGCGCGGGGAAGTCCACCGTGATGAAGTCCGTGTTCGGGCTCACCGACTACATGGACGGCACCATCACGTTCGGCGACACGGCCATCCACGGCTGGAACCCCGAGGACATCATCCACGAGGGCCTGGGGTACGTCCCGCAGAACGAGAACGTGTTCGCGGGACTGAGCGTGCGCGAGAACCTCGAAATGGGCGCGTACATCCTCGACGACGTGCCGGAAGAACGCCTGCGGGACGTGTTCGACCGGTTCCCGATCCTCGAAGAACGCCAGGAGCAGACCGCGGGGTCGCTGTCCGGCGGCCAACAGCAGATGCTCGCGATGGGGCGCGCGCTCATGCTCGACCCCGACCTGTTGATGCTGGACGAACCGTCCGCGGGTCTCGCGCCCGACCTCGTCGCGGACATGTTCGACCGCATCGACCGCATCAACGACGACGGCACGTCCATCCTGATGGTCGAGCAGAACGCGAAGGAAGCCCTGCGGCGCTGCGACCGCGGATACGTGCTCGTGCAGGGCGAGAACCGCTACATGGACGACGGCGACACCCTCCTTGACGACGAGGAGGTGCGTCAGGACTTCCTCGGCGGATAG
- the pan1 gene encoding proteasome-activating nucleotidase Pan1 — translation MTDTVDDVDLPYEDDASKQEKIDALQERLDVLEEQNEEMRDELLDANAENNKYQQKLERLNHENKKLKQSPLFVATVQELNDNGAIIKQHGNNQEALTEVTDELREDLEPGARVAVNNSLSVVQRLDDEADVRARVMQVEESPDVGYEDIGGLHDQLQEVRETVELPMENPDIFDTVGIDPPSGVLLHGPPGTGKTMMAKAVAAQTDATFIKMAGSELVHKFIGEGAKLVRDLFQVARDHEPAVVFIDEIDAIASKRTDSKTSGDAEVQRTMMQLLSEMDGFSERGDIRIIAATNRFDMLDRAILRPGRFDRLIEVPHPDEDGREKIFQIHTRGMNLAADVDFTELAEETDGSSGADVKAICTEAGMFAIRDDRDEVTMADFRNAYDKLTNDDEEPDVSRTFA, via the coding sequence ATGACCGACACCGTCGACGACGTCGACCTCCCGTACGAGGACGACGCGTCCAAGCAGGAGAAAATCGACGCCCTGCAGGAGCGCCTCGACGTCCTCGAGGAGCAGAACGAGGAGATGCGGGACGAATTGCTCGACGCGAACGCGGAGAACAACAAGTACCAGCAGAAACTCGAACGCCTCAACCACGAGAACAAGAAACTCAAGCAGTCCCCGCTGTTCGTCGCGACCGTCCAGGAACTCAACGACAACGGCGCTATCATCAAACAGCACGGGAACAACCAGGAAGCCCTCACCGAGGTCACCGACGAACTCCGCGAAGACCTCGAACCCGGCGCGCGCGTCGCCGTGAACAACAGCCTCTCCGTCGTCCAGCGCCTCGACGACGAGGCCGACGTTCGCGCCCGCGTCATGCAGGTCGAGGAGTCCCCCGACGTGGGCTACGAGGACATCGGCGGCCTCCACGACCAGCTCCAGGAGGTCCGGGAGACCGTCGAACTCCCGATGGAGAACCCCGACATCTTCGACACGGTGGGTATCGACCCGCCGAGCGGCGTGCTCCTCCACGGCCCGCCGGGCACGGGGAAGACGATGATGGCGAAAGCCGTCGCCGCACAGACCGACGCCACCTTCATCAAGATGGCCGGCTCGGAACTCGTCCACAAGTTCATCGGCGAGGGCGCGAAACTCGTCCGCGACCTCTTCCAGGTCGCGCGCGACCACGAACCCGCCGTCGTCTTCATCGACGAAATCGACGCCATCGCCTCCAAACGCACCGACTCCAAGACCTCCGGGGACGCCGAAGTCCAGCGGACGATGATGCAGTTGCTCTCCGAGATGGACGGCTTCAGCGAGCGCGGCGACATCCGCATCATCGCCGCCACCAACCGCTTCGACATGCTCGACCGGGCCATCCTCCGCCCCGGCCGGTTCGACCGCCTCATCGAAGTCCCCCACCCCGACGAAGACGGCCGCGAGAAGATCTTCCAGATCCACACGCGCGGCATGAATCTCGCCGCCGACGTGGACTTCACCGAACTCGCCGAGGAAACCGACGGCTCCTCCGGCGCGGACGTGAAAGCCATCTGCACCGAAGCCGGCATGTTCGCCATCCGCGACGACCGCGACGAAGTCACCATGGCCGACTTCCGCAACGCCTACGACAAACTCACCAACGACGACGAAGAACCCGACGTCTCCCGTACGTTCGCCTGA
- a CDS encoding aminoglycoside N(3)-acetyltransferase: MSEGDAVEAVEEPVTPERLASDLRDLGVRGETVLVHSSMSSLGWVPGGPQGVVEALRDAVTEAGTIVVPTHTSHLCTPGVWENPPIPDDWLPAVRESMPAFRPDVTPSRGVGAVPECLRTHPDAVRSDHPQYSFAAWGADADAIVATHELDRGLGENSPLSAVYDRDGLVLILGTGHDTNTSLHLAETRADYERDETVEEGPMLVDGEHQWVEFADIERTTDDFDAVGAAFEDDVGVETGRVGAADAKLLDQRALVDYATEWFGRNR; the protein is encoded by the coding sequence ATGAGCGAAGGAGACGCGGTCGAGGCAGTCGAGGAACCGGTGACGCCCGAGCGGCTCGCGAGCGACCTCCGCGACCTCGGCGTTCGCGGCGAGACGGTTCTCGTGCACTCGTCGATGTCGAGCCTCGGCTGGGTTCCCGGCGGCCCGCAGGGCGTCGTCGAGGCGCTCCGGGACGCCGTCACCGAGGCCGGGACGATTGTGGTGCCGACGCACACGAGCCACCTCTGCACGCCCGGCGTCTGGGAGAACCCGCCGATTCCCGACGACTGGCTCCCGGCGGTTCGGGAGTCGATGCCGGCGTTCCGGCCCGACGTGACGCCCTCGCGCGGCGTCGGGGCGGTTCCGGAGTGTCTCCGCACGCATCCGGACGCCGTGCGGAGCGACCACCCCCAGTACTCCTTCGCGGCGTGGGGCGCGGACGCCGACGCCATCGTGGCGACCCACGAACTCGACCGCGGCCTCGGCGAGAACTCGCCGCTCTCCGCCGTCTACGACCGCGACGGACTCGTCCTGATACTCGGCACCGGCCACGACACGAACACCTCGCTCCACCTCGCGGAGACCCGCGCGGACTACGAGCGCGACGAAACCGTCGAGGAGGGGCCGATGCTGGTGGACGGCGAGCACCAGTGGGTCGAGTTCGCGGACATCGAGCGGACGACCGACGACTTCGACGCGGTGGGCGCGGCGTTCGAGGACGACGTGGGCGTCGAGACGGGTCGCGTGGGCGCGGCGGACGCGAAACTCCTCGACCAGCGCGCGCTCGTGGACTACGCGACAGAATGGTTCGGCCGGAACCGCTGA
- a CDS encoding branched-chain amino acid ABC transporter permease, producing MSENETPSLLRQVVRNDAFKVAALFAGIWLLFYALSAFLEYPTYGVVATIRRVTFLSAVYAIAVLALNIQWGYTGLFNIGVAGFMAVGAYTTVILSADPGGVPPGLGLPLPVGVLGGILAAVVIGLVAALPALRLDADYLAIVTVAFSEIIRLTLNSPVLIDITGGASGFDNLPTSPVQTLLLTDPGSIISEPTALGSFVFGLGEPLDLTRIVMINIVYTLGVLVVLLFVYLLLERAGKSPFGRVLKAIREDEVAAQSLGKNTQSFKVRAFALGCGLMGLAGILWYAMGPRASVVPTNFRPELTFYIFIALIIGGSGSNVGSIIGGAVFASLLYEAPPILSDVVVKLLADYNVALPSAPDNVVTTVSTGDPLAIVAFLLANIDTLRFMFMGALLVLLVQYKPDGILGDRTETAAAVSLSEESRPANANAGGDSDE from the coding sequence ATGAGCGAGAACGAGACGCCGAGTCTGCTCCGGCAGGTCGTGCGCAACGACGCGTTCAAAGTCGCGGCGCTGTTCGCGGGCATCTGGCTGTTGTTCTACGCGCTCAGCGCGTTCCTCGAATACCCGACGTACGGCGTCGTCGCCACCATCCGCCGCGTGACGTTCCTCTCCGCCGTCTACGCCATCGCCGTGCTCGCGCTGAACATCCAGTGGGGGTACACGGGCCTGTTCAACATCGGCGTCGCGGGCTTCATGGCCGTCGGCGCGTACACCACGGTCATCCTCTCCGCCGACCCCGGCGGCGTCCCGCCCGGCCTCGGCCTCCCGCTCCCCGTCGGCGTGCTCGGCGGCATCCTCGCCGCCGTCGTCATCGGACTGGTCGCCGCGCTCCCGGCGTTACGGCTGGACGCGGACTACCTCGCCATCGTCACGGTGGCGTTCTCCGAAATCATCCGGCTCACCCTGAACTCGCCCGTCCTCATCGACATCACGGGCGGCGCGAGCGGGTTCGACAACCTCCCGACGAGCCCCGTCCAGACGCTCCTGCTCACCGACCCCGGGAGCATCATCTCCGAGCCGACGGCGCTCGGGTCGTTCGTGTTCGGCCTCGGCGAACCGCTCGACCTCACCCGCATCGTGATGATAAACATCGTCTACACGCTCGGCGTGCTCGTCGTGCTCCTGTTCGTCTACCTCCTGCTCGAACGCGCCGGGAAGTCGCCGTTCGGCCGCGTTCTCAAGGCGATTCGGGAGGACGAGGTCGCCGCGCAATCCCTCGGGAAGAACACCCAGAGCTTCAAGGTGCGGGCGTTCGCGCTCGGCTGCGGACTCATGGGGCTCGCCGGCATCCTCTGGTACGCGATGGGGCCGCGCGCGTCGGTCGTTCCGACGAACTTCCGGCCGGAACTCACGTTCTACATCTTCATCGCGCTCATCATCGGCGGCTCCGGGTCGAACGTCGGGAGCATCATCGGCGGCGCGGTGTTCGCCAGCCTGCTCTACGAAGCCCCGCCGATACTCTCCGACGTGGTCGTGAAACTGCTCGCGGACTACAACGTCGCGCTCCCGAGCGCGCCCGACAACGTCGTGACCACCGTCTCCACGGGCGACCCGCTCGCCATCGTCGCGTTCCTCCTCGCGAACATCGACACGTTACGCTTCATGTTCATGGGCGCTCTGCTCGTGTTGCTCGTGCAGTACAAACCGGACGGCATCCTCGGCGACCGCACCGAAACCGCGGCCGCCGTCTCCCTCTCAGAGGAGAGCCGTCCCGCGAACGCGAACGCCGGAGGTGACTCCGATGAGTGA
- a CDS encoding DUF5800 family protein translates to MTTMSFDEEGVDAVYAGTEFRLEKEMIEDATEKPYPDVTDHDVIKLIEPNPSLSGEPRRIADILD, encoded by the coding sequence ATGACCACGATGTCGTTCGACGAGGAGGGCGTGGACGCCGTCTACGCCGGGACGGAGTTCCGCCTGGAGAAGGAGATGATAGAGGACGCGACCGAGAAGCCGTACCCGGACGTGACCGACCACGACGTCATCAAACTCATCGAACCGAACCCCAGCCTCTCGGGGGAGCCGCGGCGCATCGCCGACATCCTCGACTGA
- a CDS encoding MarR family transcriptional regulator has product MSAIQSAEADTLERVRDLPPSAKLVAKVLEYEDTLTQSEIADETLLPARTVRYALTRLEDEGLVDSRFSFTDARKRLYSLDV; this is encoded by the coding sequence ATGAGCGCCATTCAGTCCGCCGAAGCCGACACCCTCGAACGCGTCCGCGACCTCCCGCCGAGCGCGAAACTCGTCGCGAAAGTCCTGGAGTACGAAGACACCCTCACGCAGAGCGAGATAGCCGACGAAACCCTCCTCCCCGCGCGCACCGTCCGCTACGCGCTCACCCGCCTCGAAGACGAGGGCCTCGTCGACTCCCGATTCTCCTTCACCGACGCCCGCAAACGCCTCTACAGCCTCGACGTCTGA